TTTAATTTTGGACGTTCTTTTTCGTCAATGGGTACTCCTGGATAACCAACTACTTGAATGGCAACAATTTTATTGTTTTCAACCACAATATCAACAGGTCCGCGTGGTGGTGAACCATCGCCATTTATCAAGGTAACGCCTCTAATAATTAATTGACCATAAGGACCTTCACCTAAATAATTTTCTTGAGATTGCATGGTAAAATGAATCGCAAAAATGGCGATCCAAAAGAGATAAAGTCGTTTCATTTTATTATTTTGTGTTTGTAATGTAAGCATAAAAAATAAAAGGGTACTAATTTTAAAACCAAACTATTAAAGATATACCATCTGGTGTATGAACATAAAGCTTTGACATTATGCCATTTCAAAGAAAAAATTAATTCTTTAAATGGTATCACAAATAATTTTAAATGCTCACCTAAGGTAGACACCCTAAAGTATTGTCATAAAAATCATGATAAACAAACTTATGCTTCATTAAACCTTACACTATTAAAACCACATTCCTGCACGAAGTTCTCCTAATACACTTGTAACTCCAAATAAATCAAAACTAAAATTTTACCCATAAAGAAGTTTAGATTTTTCAATTATGACATATTTACTTTAAATTTGTTTAAAAAAAAGCTCATTATTAGAACATTGCAAAATGAAAAAGCATTACTTCATACTGTGTATCACTACTTTTCTGCTGTCTTGCAGTTCAAATGAGTCTATGCCGACAGATTCAGAAATTCCGACTGAAAACCAGACATTTAACATTACTATAATGGTTCAGGGTGAAGGAACCGTGTCAGAAGAGGCCATTAACGCTGCAAATGGTCCTAGCTATAACCAAGGAACAAGGGTTCAACTCACGGCCATACCTTTAGAAGGTTGGGCGTTTGTAGGTTGGCAAGGAGACTTGGTGCTAACGGAAAATCCAACAGAAGTAGTCATGAATAGTTCTAAAAGTATCATTGCAGTATTTGAGACTATACCCGATGATACTGGAGGTCCGGTCGACCCCCCTCCTGGAGAAGATTCACTCATCTTTTTAGATTCAAATGGATTAACGATCAGAGCTTATTCTAATGCGCAACCAGGAGATACGGCTATTTTAAATGGTAATCAGTACCTCATAGTGGATAATGAACTTCTTAGAGAAATTGTTGTAGATCAACGTCAAGACCTTTCTACCCTAGTAACTACCTACGTCACAGATTTGAGCAGTATGTTTAGAGACAAACAAACAATAACGCCTGATATTACTGCATGGGACACTAGCGGGGTAATAAATATGAGTTATATGTTTTTTAATGCATCGGTGTATAACGGAGATCTTAAACTTTGGAATACAGCCAAGGTTACCAATATGGCTTATATGTTTGCCCAAACCAATGCTTTTAATCAGGATCTTGGTAATTGGAATACAGCAAATGTTGTCAATATGGAAGGCATGTTTAATAATGCTATTGCCTTTAATCAAGATTTAAGCAAGTGGTGTGTTCCTTTAATTGCCAACAGACCTATAAATTTTGCAACCTCATCGAATCTTCCAGAAAACTTTATTCCCAGATGGGGCACTTGTCCTGAATAAATAAGGTATTCTCCCAATAAAGACCTAGGTTGAAATACTTTTTCCTTAAAGAAATGTTTCGATTATCTGGAACCTATTACTTTTAGGAAATACTTTGCTAATTTTTAACAAGCTTTCTCAAAAGTATAGAGAGCTTCCTTTACACTTCGGAAAACACATTAGGAGATCATAAAGTTTTTTTCTTGGCTCCCTTTAAAGAACTCCTAAGCCAAGGGTTGATTAGCTTTTTAGTTTAGCGTAGACAAAATTGTTGATTATTTTAAATTATTCTTTTTATATCCTAAAGAAAATGAGTATGTTTAAATTCAAATAATTCGTATGAAAAATCTAAAAAACTGTACTGCCATTGCACTAATGGTTTTGTCCTTATTTTCCTGTAAAGAAAATCAAAAATCAATGGTAGAAACCACTCTTGAAAAAGCGCAACGTATTCATGAAAAAGTAATTACCATAGACACGCACGATGATATTAATGTTGCTAACTTTACCGATAGTATTAATTACACACAACGACTTGACAACCAAGTAAACCTTCCAAAAATGAAAGAAGGTGGTTTAGATGTAGCCTGGTTAATCGTGTACACCGGTCAAGACACTTTAACGAGTGAAGGCTACGCAAAAGGCGCTGAAAATGCACTAGCAAAGTTTAAAGCAATTCGTCAGCTATGTGAAGAATTTGCTCCTGATCAAATTGGTCTTGCGCTGAACTCCGATGACGTTCGTAAGCTTGTTGCTGAAGGTAAAAAAGTAGCCATGATTGGTGTAGAAAATGCCTACCCTATGGGCGAAGATTTGGCAAATTTTGAAAAATATTACGATTTAGGGGCTCGTTATATTTCGTTAGCACATAATGGCCATAGCCAATTTTCAGATTCAAATACCGGTGAAAAGGATTCTATTTGGTTACACAATGGGCTAAGTGAACTGGGCAAAAAAGCGGTTGCCGAAATGAACAGACTTGGTATTATGATTGATGTATCCCACCCTTCAAAAGAAGCTATAAAACAAATGATTGGCTTATCAAAAACACCTATCATTGCCTCACACTCATCGGCTAGAGCCCTATGTGATCACAGCAGAAATTTAGATGACGAGCAATTGTTATGGATGAAAAAAAATGGTGGTGTAGTACAAACGGTTGCCTTCAGTTCTTATTTGAATACCGAAAAACATGAAGCCAGAGCGGCATATCTAAAAACTATGCATCAACATATTGCTGATTCCTTAGAAATAAAATGGTACGAACGCTCACAATTAAGAGCGCTACCTGAGGAAGATCAAATTGCTTTTAGAGAAAACTACTCCAAAGTACTGAAAATAGGAGAAGAAATGCTTGCCACGCAGCCCAATGTTCCGCCAGCTGTTGATGTGGCAGATTTCGTGGATCACATAGATTATATCGTGAAGCTTATTGGTATAGACCATGTAGGGATTAGTTCAGATTTTGATGGTGGTGGTGGCATTGAAGGCTGGTCCGATGCTTCTGAAACCTTAAATGTAACACTAGAACTCGTAGAGCGCGGCTATACCGAAGAAGAAATAGCACAACTTTGGGGCGGCAACTTATTACGTGTGTTAGATGAAGTTCAGGCCTTTGCCAAGGCACAAAAGAAATAAAGAACTAGCGTCATGCTAAAAGCGCTATTTTAAAAGTTATGATCCTTTTAAAATAGCGCTTTCTTTTTGAATATACTCCCTAAAATTAAAAAGGTTTATTTGTTTTCATACACGAGAACCCATTCAATGGCATTCGCTTTTTGGAGTTTTTTTATCAATCGAAAACCATTTTTAAGATAAAAAGTTTTTAATTTTTCCTCTTCA
The sequence above is drawn from the Cellulophaga sp. Hel_I_12 genome and encodes:
- a CDS encoding BspA family leucine-rich repeat surface protein — protein: MPTDSEIPTENQTFNITIMVQGEGTVSEEAINAANGPSYNQGTRVQLTAIPLEGWAFVGWQGDLVLTENPTEVVMNSSKSIIAVFETIPDDTGGPVDPPPGEDSLIFLDSNGLTIRAYSNAQPGDTAILNGNQYLIVDNELLREIVVDQRQDLSTLVTTYVTDLSSMFRDKQTITPDITAWDTSGVINMSYMFFNASVYNGDLKLWNTAKVTNMAYMFAQTNAFNQDLGNWNTANVVNMEGMFNNAIAFNQDLSKWCVPLIANRPINFATSSNLPENFIPRWGTCPE
- a CDS encoding dipeptidase, coding for MKNLKNCTAIALMVLSLFSCKENQKSMVETTLEKAQRIHEKVITIDTHDDINVANFTDSINYTQRLDNQVNLPKMKEGGLDVAWLIVYTGQDTLTSEGYAKGAENALAKFKAIRQLCEEFAPDQIGLALNSDDVRKLVAEGKKVAMIGVENAYPMGEDLANFEKYYDLGARYISLAHNGHSQFSDSNTGEKDSIWLHNGLSELGKKAVAEMNRLGIMIDVSHPSKEAIKQMIGLSKTPIIASHSSARALCDHSRNLDDEQLLWMKKNGGVVQTVAFSSYLNTEKHEARAAYLKTMHQHIADSLEIKWYERSQLRALPEEDQIAFRENYSKVLKIGEEMLATQPNVPPAVDVADFVDHIDYIVKLIGIDHVGISSDFDGGGGIEGWSDASETLNVTLELVERGYTEEEIAQLWGGNLLRVLDEVQAFAKAQKK